The DNA segment CAAGCATGAAGACGGCGACGATAATGACGCCGTAGATGCCCGCCTTTATACCGCGGTCCCTGTTTTCCGTACCGAGTGTCGGCCCAATGGTCTGTTCGCTCGAAGGTGCCTCACTGAGACTTGCCTGGAACGAACCGGCATTGAGCTTGCTGATCATGTCATCACGTTCGGTGGGTGTGAACTCACCGGTGATGATACCGCTGCTGCGGATAGCGTCGTTGATCTTGGGTGCTGAGATGACCTTGTTGTCCAGCAATATAGCAAGCGGGCGACCGATGTTATTGTTCGTCAGCCTGTAGAACATATTCGCTGCTATCTCGCCGTGCTCGAACCCGATGGCGCGACGGCCGTTTTGATCGACAGTCGGATAGGCCCTCTGGAGCGACCATTCCTCGTCACCAGTGTGAAGCATGGTTTCGCCTGGCTGGTCACTTGCGAGCACATAATGCTTTTCGCCAAAGGTGCCGGTTATGCCGGTACCCTGGCTGTAATTTTCCCAGTCTTCGACCTCGACCCACTTGTATTCATTGGTCGAAGCCAGTTGCGGTCCTCTGGTCTGCAGAGCTTCTACCAGTGCGCGGGCCTTGCTTTCGGCGATGGTGCCGTCTCGCATGGTTGGCAGTATCCTGAACTCGAGCTTACCGCTACCACGAAGCATCCTCTTGAGATCCTCCGGATCATCGAGCCTGCCTGCACCCGGCGCATACTCTGCATAAGCCTCGATAACATTTTCGATCTTTTCTTCGCGGGCCGGGAATCTTTCCTTAAGCTCGTTGAGCATCTCGGTGCGTTTGACAGAGTCCTCGGGCAGGTCAAGTATTTCCTTGAGGCGAGTGATGCTGAGATTCAGTTGGTTGAGACGCTGCTCAGCATCCTTGAAGGCGACTCTGGCACCGTCTTCCGGATCAGCGATCTGGTTAAGCTTATTTGCAAGCTGGCCGTACTTTTCGATGTACTGCTCGACAAAGGGTTTTGCTTCTTCAGTCTCGCCGACGAAGGTGTCGATACGATCCTGAAGTTCTTCGCCTTCGAGTTTGTTCCAGTATACTGCCTGGTTGCTCAGTCTTTCCCCGCTGAGCCCTGCAGCATCGACTTTCTTCTGCAGTGTCTCGAGTTCCTGTTCGAGCTGTTCGGTTTCAGACTGCAGTGCGGTAAGTCTGTCATATGTGCTTGCCAGCTCGGTAAGTATTTCGTTGCGTGTTTCGGAATCACCTGCGAATTCGGCAAAGACTTCCTGGCGTTCTTCTTTGTCTGCAGCAAGAGCACGCTTGACGCGCATGAGATTGAGGTTCTCATCCTCGAGCGAATCGAGAGCTTGCTGATAAGCTTTTCGCTTCTCGATGGTCTCCTTGCTCGCGAGCGGCTGCTGTATCTCGATACGTGTGTCCCCGAGAGGGCGGATGACGAGATTGGCCACGTTCTGAGGGTCAATACGTTTTCTCAGGATCGGTATCTGTGACTCTGCAAGTCCTTCGGTTTCATCCGGAGACATTCCCTGCGTATTGAAGTCATAGATCAGCTTCGTACCGCCGGCAAGGTCCAGGCCCGGCTTGAGCTTGTCCTGTGGCGGATATACCTGGTAGAGTGCGAAAACTACAAGTGCCAGGATTAGAATAATTTTCCAAGTTTGATTTTTACCCATCGCTTATTCCCAAACAAAACGAACTAGATTTTCAAGCAAATTCACGCTGTTATTTATTTTCAGATTTATCCGAAACTACCTCAGCGATAGCACCGGGTGATACCTTGATCTTTGCATTTGTGTTCTCGTCGATCTTGATGGTGAGCTCATTGTCCTTGATGTCGATCACTGTGCCATAGATGCCGCCGATCGTACGGACGCGGTCGTTTTTCTTGAGCGAGCTGACCATCTTGCTGTGCTGCTGCTGGCGTTTCTTTGGTCCGCGGATGATCAGGAAATAGAAAACTACGAAAATAATGATCAGCGGAAGCAATTGACCGAAGCCGAAGCCCGGCGCGTCGCCCTGACCTTCACCGTCTGCGGGGGGTGTTTGCTGACTGCCGTCTTCTGTTGTCATTTCTTCGGTCTGGCCTTCTTCAGCCTGGCCGCCCTGAATTACCTGACCTTCTTCACCCTCTGCTCCGTTAGCCGCCAGTATCCAATAAGTATTCATGTCAAATCCCTTCTTCTTCTAATTTCGTGACGCTGTTGCAATATCAACCGATGCGGGTACATTCCCGCCTGCCGCTTCCGTATGGACGAAGTCGGCAAAATTTGCTATATGTTATCAGAAAATATCTGAGTGTGTCAGAAAAAATTGCAAACTCAGGCTATTTTATACTCCGAAATTGATTCCGATTCCAGTGCGTTTGTGAGCTCGATGGATTCAAGAGCCCAGTAACTGAAAGTTCCAGCCTCGATACGCTCCCTTATTTCGGCCATCAGCCGCTGGTAGAACACTATATTATGGATCGTTACCAGTATCGGACCGAGCATTTCACCGACATTGAAGAAGTGTCGCAGTGTTCCCCGGCCGAAATTTCGGCAGCAGTAACATGGGCAATCGGGGTCAATGGGGCCGGTGTCCTGCGCATGCATTGAATTCCGCATTCTTATCGGACCATTCTTCGTGAACGCGAATGCATTTCGTCCGTTTCGCGTGGGCAGTACACAGTCGAACATATCCACACCGGCATGGACCGCTGCGACAATATCCACGGGCATGCCGACACCCATGAGGTATCGCGGTTTATCGGACGGTAAAAGTGCCGCTGTGTGCTGTGTGGTGCGGATCATATTCTCGTGACCCTCACCCACGCTGAGGCCGCCGATCGCGTATCCGGGGAAATCAAGTTTTATCAGTTCTTCTGCGCACAAGGATCGCATTTCAGGATCGACACCGCCCTGGACGATGCCGAAAAGGAGCTGATCATCACGGCTGTGCGTCTTTTTGCAGATCTCGGCCCAGCGTATGGTCCTGTCCACGGCGACCTGGATCTGCTCGCGTTTTGCGGGGAAGGGGGTGCACTCGTCGAAGCACATGATGATGTCCGCACCGAGCTGATTCTGGACGGTGGTGGCAATCTCGGCGTCCATATATATTTTTCGGCCGTCAATGTGGCTCGCGAATTCCACGCCGTCATCGCCGACGCGGTTCAGTGTGCTGAGCGAGAATACCTGGTATCCGCCGCTGTCTGTTAGTATCGGTCCGTCCCAGCCCATCAGTCCGTGCAGGTCGCCGAGAGCATCGACGATCTCCGCGCCGGGGCGGATCATCATGTGATATGTGTTCGCCAGAACGATGCTCGAGCCGGTATCTTTCAGTTGCAGGGGGGTAAGACCCTTGACGGAGCCGCGGGTGCCCACGGGCATAAACACAGGCGTCTCGATGGTGCCGTGTGCGGTTTGGAGTCGGCCGCGTCTTGCAGAGCTGCCGTTATCATTAGTCAGAACTTCAAAAACACTCATGCTTAGTAAATCTTCACCAGATCAGAATTCGGATAATAATAAGACAGCACTTCTTTGTAGCCGAATCCTTCTCTGGCCATTCCCAGTGCTCCGTATTGACACATTCCCACGCCGTGACCGAAACCACGCCCATTAGAAAATTTGAAACTGCCGTCGGGCTGTTTCGATATATTACACCATGTACTCTTGAGTACCTTTCCGCTGGGGTCGAGCGTCAGTCTCAGATCCTCGCCTCTCAGGATGCCGGTCTTTCCTTTATTGTCCACAACCTTCAGCATCGCGATTCGACCGGTACTGCCGTAATCACTTACGCGTGTCGGTACGATCTTATCTACGGTGGTCAGCCCTTCGAGACTGCTGTATCCCGAGGTGATCTTTGCGGTTACGACCGAAGAGGGTAGTACGACAGGCTTCCAGTTCATGTATTTTTCGCCTGCGGTCTTCTTGCAGTATTGACAGTCTACACCGCTGAGGGGTTTGTATGAATCGCCGAAGACGTTTTTGCTGTCTTCCGTGTGTCCGCCGCAGGTCGAACTGTAATACGTTGGGAATATTCCGCCTGGGCCGTCGCCGTTATCACAAGTCAGAACCTGTCCTGCGGTCGCGTCGAGTGCAGTTCTTACCATGGCGGATTCCGATTCCAGCCCGCCGTACATCTGGTTGGCTTCGGTAGCTTTGACGTCCCATTGCCGGTCGGTGCCGAACCTGTGTTTGATATACAGGCAGTAAGTTCGTGCAGCTACCGCCTGTGCCTTGAGCGCTTCGGGTTCCCAGTAGGCGGGCATCTCTTCACCGACGACACCGGCGAGGTAATTCTCAACATCGAGTTCATTGATGACATCCAGTCCGCCGCGTGCATCGATGATGATACGAACATCGCCGCGGTACTTACGTCCGTCGATCGTGACGAATGTGTCCTTTACCTGCAAATCTACATCGCCCGCGAATGAATGACGGCCCAGCCGTATCATTCCGTTCCAGGGTACGATGTCAACTTCACCGGGTGTGAAGTGGGCGGATGTTCCGTCGGTGCAGGCCACGTCGAAGCCGCCGGCAGTCGACAATTTGGCGGAATCTGCGTTGTTCTTCAAGAGCACACGAATATTGAGATCGCGAGCTTCAGCAGGAACGACCTTTGGTTCGACAGTGGTTCTTTTTTGGCAGCTTCCAAGCACTGCGCATAAAAACGCCAGCGAGCAGACTGCCCATGCAGTGAAACTCTTGCTGGCGAAAATGTTTCTTAGATCCACGCGCAAACCAAAGCCCCTGACGGTCCAAAATCCGATTGATCAGCAAACTGTTTCGAACCGATCCCTGCCATGCTTAGTCCAGCTTACGCAGGCCCAGGCCGAATTCCGAGAGACGCTCCTTGATCTCGTTAAGGCTCGTAACGCCGAAATTCTTACAGCCGAGAAGTTCAGCCTCTGTCCTTGCACACAGTTCGGCCAGTGTTCGAATGTTCAGCCGCTGCAGACACCTTCTGGCACGCACTGAAAGCTCGAGATCGTCGACAGTTTTGCCGAGCATCTCAGCGTCCGCGCCATCGACAGCCTCCGGTTCAACGGCCGGGGGCTTTTTGTCTTCAAGTGCCATACCGAGACGCAGTCCCTTTTGTTCGAGAATACGTTTGATTTCCGTCAGCGAGGTTTCGCCGAAGTTCTTGTACGAAAGCAGCTCTGCCTCGGTTATCCTCAAGAGATCGCCGATCGTGTGGATATTCATTTTCTTAAGGCAGTTTCGGCTACGGACTGAAAGCTCGAAGTCGGAGATCGGAATTTCGAGTATCTTGTTGCGTCGGCTCTTGAGCTTTTCCTTCTCTTCGTCATAGACCATGTCCTGCGAGCTTAGGATGTCCTTGAGGAACAGTTGGGCACGCTTATGGTTCGGATGGCAGTTCAGTACCATTTCGACACAGCTTTCGGCCTTTTCGTATTCGCCTCGGTCCTCGTGAAGGACAGCGAGGTTCAAAAGGGCGTTGACATATACGGGAGAGCTGGCCTTGATCTGCTTGTAGTAGTCGATAGCTGCCTCGTCATCGCCCCGCAGGTCGCACGCGAAAGCGAGGTGGAAAAGTGCTCTGTGGTGATTGGGATCCAGCTCTGCTGCGATCTCGAAGTTGCTGATCGCCTCTTCGTACTTGCCCTGGTCGCTGAGCAGTCTGCCGAGCTGGTAATGGTAATCTGCACTAACCTTTGCAAAATTCGCACAAGTTTCTGCCTGCTTCTCTGCTTCTTCGAATTTTTTGGCCAGCCTGAGAGTGTCGATCTTTTCCAGTACAACCAGCAGGTTGTCGGCTTTTTGTTTAAGGGCCTTATCGAAGGCCTCCAGTGCCTCATCGTACTTCTCAGCGCCGCGAAGGGCACAACCCAGGAAAAAGAATTTCTCTTTGCAGTCCGAAGACTTTTTCAGCAGTTCCACAGCCTCTGCGTACCTGCCCAGAAACAACATTCCAATCCCGGCTGCGAGCTGGTTTGATTTGTTCTTATCAACTTCTTCTGCGAATTTTATCTTGTTATACTCACTGCTGTTGACGGAATTTTCGATCTTTCTAGCGTCAGCAAAACTGATCATTTGATTGCCGAATAGAGCTTCCGTAGCATCTGCGATTGATTCCATAACCAATTACTCTCCTGTAAACGTGACTGCTGCAATAAAGCCGACTACTTTCATTTCCATTTTTATGTTGTTGCCAAACCGCATGGCATAGCATACACTGTCGAAACAGGTTTGGCGCGGACCATGCCCGCTGAACCTGTAAACCGCACATTATAGGGAACTTGTGACATTTTGCAAGGCCAATTTTTTGCACTAAATACGAAAAATGGGCTTCGAATGTCGCAAAGGTTTTTGGGGCCTGTTATGAGTGACCCGCGGCGGTATCCGAACGAACAGTATTTGTCCTGAAATGAATCGAATTAGAACGTGTCAGTGGCTGAAAACCGCATGAGCAAATTGAGACAAATCATTTTCTGGCTGGTACTTACTGTGATCGCGGTGCTGATCGGCTGTTCCGTTTACGGAGCGTTTATCGGTGCTGATCGGGCTGAGATCTTTTTCAATTCGCTGCCGCTGGCGTCTTTCTGGGTTCTTTTTCTGCTGCTGCTTGCTGCCGGGTTTGCTGTATTTCCCGCTCTATGGCGAAAGCCTGCTCTGCTGCTCTGTCATCTTGGGCCCATACTGGTTCTTATCGGCGGCCTGTGGGGATCACAAACCGCTCATGAGCTGCGGCGTGAATTCGGGCTGGCTGATAAGCTCTATAAGGGCAAGATCGCGGTTTTGGAGGGTGAAGCTGTAAATGAGGCACTGCTGCCGCCTGAATACGAAGAGAGCTTCGAGCTGCCTTTCAGTTTGCGGCTCAAGGACTTCAGAATCGAGTATTATCCGATCGGTTCTCTTGTTATTCAATCCAGACCTACCGAGACGCGACCGACCAAAACCTGGAACCTGCCCGCTGAGATCGGTAAAACCTATTCCCTGACGGACGGCGAAACTGTCGAGATAGTCAAGGTTTACCGCAATTTCAAGATTACCATCGAAGACGGGCAGGTGCAGCCCAAAGACGTGCCCGGACCGGCTCAGAATCCGGCTGTAGAGGTGATTCTGCGGGATGAGGAAGGCAATGAGATGCGAAAATACGCCTTTCAGAACTTCCCGGGTCATATAAAGCCGGAGGACCAGTACGCATTGCGGTATAACCGGAACATAAAGGATTTTATAAGCGAAGCTGACATACTGGTTGACGGCGAGGTCCAAAAGCAGGCCGAGATCGAAGTTAACCACCCGCTTTATTACGACGGCTACCATCTTTATCAGAGCGAGTATCGGCAGGTCGGCCCTGGTTCTTATATGAGTATACTGAGCGTAGTTTCCGACAGGGGGTTGTATTTTGTCTGGGCCGGCTACGCTGCTCTTTGCCTGGGGATCGTGTGGCAGCTCTGGTTCGTAAAGCTCGTTTCGAAAATAAGCAGGCGAAGGGGGGGCAACAGTGGAAATTAAGACCAATCCACTTGGCATACTCATCTATGCTGCCATGTTCTGCTATCTGGCGGCCTTTGTGGTTTTTGTCGCCCGAAAGAGAAAAGAGGGCCGTTTAATATATGCTCTTGGCTTTGTTGTCGCCTGCACAGCATTCGTGTACCGCTGGGTTGATGTGAACCATGTGCCCATGAAGAACCTTTTCGAAGTGTTTATTCTTATGGGTGTGTGCATATTCCCGATAACATATCTTTCTAAGCGATTTCTCGGCACCTCGGGCGAGGCGTTCGACATGGCTGTCGGTTTTATCGTCATGTTTCCGGCCGGGTTCGTGTTTGATGATTCTTCCATGACCCTGATGCCCGCTTTGCAGAGTCCGCTTTTCGCACCGCATGTTGCTACCTATATGGTTTCATACATTTTTATGGCCAAAGCCGCGTGTCAGGCTGCAGCCCAACTTATCAAGCTCAAACCGGCCGGGAGGCTGGCAGATTATGAGAGGTCGAGCTATAACATGGTTTGCGCAGGTTTTCCTTTGATGACCCTGGGCCTGTTACTGGGCAGTGTCTGGGGTAAATTCGCATGGGGTGATTACTGGGGTTGGGATCCCAAGGAGCTGTGGGGGCTGATTTCGTGGCTGGTTTATGTGGGATATTTGCACTGGAGGTATATGTACGGCACGAAAAGGCCCAAAGCTAACAGTGTGTGGGTGCTTGCGGGTTTTGCAGCCATCATAATTACGCTTTTATGGGTAAATCTGTCACGGTTGTTCAGCGGGATGCACAGTTATGCATGAATTTGGCGGGCTGGGTGAAAATAGCAAGACGGCGCAGCAGAATCGAATCCGCCGCACCGTCTGAATTGGCTGTGCTTATAGGACCTCTCGGGTTCTATTTTTTGTATGCTTCGTTGGGATCGTAGACTTTTTCAGCCACGAATTCCAGTTCGTTTGTCGTGCCCGGCTTTACCGCCCGATAGAAACATGACTGATAACCGACGTGGCACTGACCCTGGTCGACCTTGACCTTTAGGATCAAACAATCCTGGTCGCAGTCAACGAGTATCTGCTGAACTTTCTGCATG comes from the Anaerohalosphaera lusitana genome and includes:
- a CDS encoding DNA-directed RNA polymerase subunit alpha C-terminal domain-containing protein, yielding MESIADATEALFGNQMISFADARKIENSVNSSEYNKIKFAEEVDKNKSNQLAAGIGMLFLGRYAEAVELLKKSSDCKEKFFFLGCALRGAEKYDEALEAFDKALKQKADNLLVVLEKIDTLRLAKKFEEAEKQAETCANFAKVSADYHYQLGRLLSDQGKYEEAISNFEIAAELDPNHHRALFHLAFACDLRGDDEAAIDYYKQIKASSPVYVNALLNLAVLHEDRGEYEKAESCVEMVLNCHPNHKRAQLFLKDILSSQDMVYDEEKEKLKSRRNKILEIPISDFELSVRSRNCLKKMNIHTIGDLLRITEAELLSYKNFGETSLTEIKRILEQKGLRLGMALEDKKPPAVEPEAVDGADAEMLGKTVDDLELSVRARRCLQRLNIRTLAELCARTEAELLGCKNFGVTSLNEIKERLSEFGLGLRKLD
- the yajC gene encoding preprotein translocase subunit YajC, which codes for MNTYWILAANGAEGEEGQVIQGGQAEEGQTEEMTTEDGSQQTPPADGEGQGDAPGFGFGQLLPLIIIFVVFYFLIIRGPKKRQQQHSKMVSSLKKNDRVRTIGGIYGTVIDIKDNELTIKIDENTNAKIKVSPGAIAEVVSDKSENK
- the ccsA gene encoding cytochrome c biogenesis protein CcsA, yielding MEIKTNPLGILIYAAMFCYLAAFVVFVARKRKEGRLIYALGFVVACTAFVYRWVDVNHVPMKNLFEVFILMGVCIFPITYLSKRFLGTSGEAFDMAVGFIVMFPAGFVFDDSSMTLMPALQSPLFAPHVATYMVSYIFMAKAACQAAAQLIKLKPAGRLADYERSSYNMVCAGFPLMTLGLLLGSVWGKFAWGDYWGWDPKELWGLISWLVYVGYLHWRYMYGTKRPKANSVWVLAGFAAIIITLLWVNLSRLFSGMHSYA
- a CDS encoding cytochrome c biogenesis protein ResB, translated to MSKLRQIIFWLVLTVIAVLIGCSVYGAFIGADRAEIFFNSLPLASFWVLFLLLLAAGFAVFPALWRKPALLLCHLGPILVLIGGLWGSQTAHELRREFGLADKLYKGKIAVLEGEAVNEALLPPEYEESFELPFSLRLKDFRIEYYPIGSLVIQSRPTETRPTKTWNLPAEIGKTYSLTDGETVEIVKVYRNFKITIEDGQVQPKDVPGPAQNPAVEVILRDEEGNEMRKYAFQNFPGHIKPEDQYALRYNRNIKDFISEADILVDGEVQKQAEIEVNHPLYYDGYHLYQSEYRQVGPGSYMSILSVVSDRGLYFVWAGYAALCLGIVWQLWFVKLVSKISRRRGGNSGN
- a CDS encoding SpoIID/LytB domain-containing protein; this encodes MDLRNIFASKSFTAWAVCSLAFLCAVLGSCQKRTTVEPKVVPAEARDLNIRVLLKNNADSAKLSTAGGFDVACTDGTSAHFTPGEVDIVPWNGMIRLGRHSFAGDVDLQVKDTFVTIDGRKYRGDVRIIIDARGGLDVINELDVENYLAGVVGEEMPAYWEPEALKAQAVAARTYCLYIKHRFGTDRQWDVKATEANQMYGGLESESAMVRTALDATAGQVLTCDNGDGPGGIFPTYYSSTCGGHTEDSKNVFGDSYKPLSGVDCQYCKKTAGEKYMNWKPVVLPSSVVTAKITSGYSSLEGLTTVDKIVPTRVSDYGSTGRIAMLKVVDNKGKTGILRGEDLRLTLDPSGKVLKSTWCNISKQPDGSFKFSNGRGFGHGVGMCQYGALGMAREGFGYKEVLSYYYPNSDLVKIY
- the tgt gene encoding tRNA guanosine(34) transglycosylase Tgt, which translates into the protein MSVFEVLTNDNGSSARRGRLQTAHGTIETPVFMPVGTRGSVKGLTPLQLKDTGSSIVLANTYHMMIRPGAEIVDALGDLHGLMGWDGPILTDSGGYQVFSLSTLNRVGDDGVEFASHIDGRKIYMDAEIATTVQNQLGADIIMCFDECTPFPAKREQIQVAVDRTIRWAEICKKTHSRDDQLLFGIVQGGVDPEMRSLCAEELIKLDFPGYAIGGLSVGEGHENMIRTTQHTAALLPSDKPRYLMGVGMPVDIVAAVHAGVDMFDCVLPTRNGRNAFAFTKNGPIRMRNSMHAQDTGPIDPDCPCYCCRNFGRGTLRHFFNVGEMLGPILVTIHNIVFYQRLMAEIRERIEAGTFSYWALESIELTNALESESISEYKIA